A window from Dunckerocampus dactyliophorus isolate RoL2022-P2 chromosome 15, RoL_Ddac_1.1, whole genome shotgun sequence encodes these proteins:
- the LOC129168127 gene encoding claudin domain-containing protein 1-like yields MVDNRYATALVIACVLSILATVYLSVAVGTQHWYAYSSPTIREEANVTELRSLYEEFAMEGELDEKTYSDTLFRLNGTVGLWWRCVLVPDSPHWYKDAGAKMLLECRSFTVQQQLTPKYKEPGNHNSGEDLLRTYLWRFQFLLPLVSLGLEVLAGLIGFFACLCRSLAPTLAIGVLHLLTGLCSLATVCCYLAGMDLLHRVSVLPDKVDGSLGWSLYLALMSSPLHMMAAALLVWAARSHSRNYYRMSAYRVA; encoded by the exons ATGGTTGACAACCGCTACGCCACCGCTCTGGTGATCGCCTGCGTGCTCAGCATCCTCGCTACCGTCTACCTCTCCGTGGCCGTGGGCACACAACACTGGTACGCGTACAGCAGCCCCACGATACGTGAGGAGGCCAACGTGACCGAGCTACGGTCCCTCTACGAGGAGTTCGCCATGGAAGGAGAGCTGGACGAGAAGACGTACAGCGACACCTTGTTTAGGCTCAACGGCACCGTGGGCCTGTGGTGGCGCTGTGTGCTCGTTCCAGACAGCCCTCACTGGTACAAGGATGCAG gtgcCAAGATGTTGTTGGAGTGCAGGAGCTTCACCGTGCAGCAACAGCTCACTCCAAAATACAAGGAACCCGGCAACCACAACAGTGGAGAGGACTTGCTGCGAACAT ACTTGTGGAGATTCCAGTTCCTTCTCCCGCTTGTTTCTCTGGGATTAGAAGTCTTGGCAGGCCTGATCGGATTCTTCGCCTGCCTTTGCCGAAGTCTCGCCCCGACACTCGCCATCGGTGTACTTCACCTGCTAACAG GTCTTTGCTCCTTAGCCACAGTGTGTTGCTACTTAGCCGGGATGGACCTCCTGCACAGGGTCTCAGTTCTCCCCGACAAGGTGGATGGCTCGCTGGGTTGGTCCCTGTACTTGGCACTCATGTCCTCGCCGCTCCACATGATGGCCGCCGCGCTGCTTGTGTGGGCGGCGCGCAGCCACAGTCGCAACTACTACCGCATGAGCGCCTACCGAGTGGCCTAA
- the LOC129168126 gene encoding N-acyl-aromatic-L-amino acid amidohydrolase (carboxylate-forming) B-like: MNVHLPGLSRVAVCGGTHGNELSGVYLVREMLRVGTGDEDVSMQTVLSNPLATELCRRYLDTDLNRCFTHAALNGPLPDPAPYEIVRARELNAMLGPKGSPRAVDLVCDLHNSTSNMGLCLINFSDCDWISLHIYRHLQREMPDIPVRYIHLDVPDKDSFSVASVGKHGFALEIGPQPHGVVRSNIYSAMKEGLQHILDWVRLFNSGVVFKGGPVDVFTTVGHVDYPRDGDTQNITAAIHPQLQDRDFCLLHPGDPLFQTFSGQSVSYKGSQALYPFFINECAYYEKGVALYLATKRTFTIPAVRVLKEDYQDVRFQSEEEEE, from the exons ATGAATGTCCATTTGCCTGGGTTGTCCCGGGTTGCCGTCTGCGGCGGCACCCATGGAAATGAGCTCTCGGGGGTCTACCTCGTGAGGGAGATGCTGAGGGTGGGAACAGGAGACGAAGATGTGTCCATGCAGACGGTGCTGTCCAACCCGCTGGCCACCGAGCTTTGCCGCCGCTACCTGGACACCGACCTCAACCGCTGCTTCACCCATGCCGCCCTCAA CGGCCCTTTACCCGATCCGGCGCCCTATGAAATAGTCCGCGCCCGAGAGCTGAACGCCATGCTTGGCCCCAAAGGGAGTCCACGAGCCGTGGACCTAGTTTGTGACCTCCACAACAGCACATCCAACATGGGCCTGTGTCTTATCAACTTCTCTGACTGTGACTGGATCAGCCTGCATAtataccgccacctacag AGAGAGATGCCAGATATCCCAGTGAGGTACATTCATTTGGATGTCCCAGACAAGGATTCTTTTTCCGTGGCTTCAGTTGGAAAACATGGTTTTG CGTTAGAGATCGGGCCTCAGCCTCACGGTGTGGTGAGGTCTAACATTTACTCCGCCATGAAAGAAGGTCTTCAGCATATTCTCGACTGGGTGCGTCTCTTCAACTCAG GCGTCGTTTTCAAAGGGGGACCAGTGGACGTGTTCACCACGGTTGGGCACGTGGACTATCCGAGAGATGGTGACACGCAAAACATCACGGCGGCCATTCATCCTCAACTCCAG GACAGAGATTTCTGCCTCCTCCACCCTGGAGACCCCCTCTTCCAGACTTTTTCAGGCCAAAGCGTGAGCTACAAAGGCAGCCAAGCTCTTTACCCGTTCTTCATCAATGAATGCGCTTATTACGAGAAGGGCGTCGCTCTCTACCTTGCCACCAAGCGCACTTTCACCATCCCAGCGGTCCGGGTACTCAAAGAAGACTATCAGGACGTGAGATTCCAAtcggaagaagaggaggaataa